A DNA window from Sphingomonas changnyeongensis contains the following coding sequences:
- the greA gene encoding transcription elongation factor GreA: MATVEKMPMLAEGHRKLTDDLHRLKTVERPQVIDAIEEARAHGDLSENAEYHAAKERQGQIEAEIARIEDRLSRAQIIDPTELSGDKIVFGATVTLLDEDDKPVRYQIVGETEADAKLGRISYNSPLGRALIGRKVDDEVEVTVPSGDRYYLVSKIEFI, translated from the coding sequence ATGGCGACCGTCGAAAAAATGCCGATGCTGGCCGAAGGCCATCGCAAGCTGACGGACGATCTGCACCGGCTGAAAACGGTCGAGCGGCCGCAGGTGATCGACGCGATCGAAGAGGCGCGCGCGCATGGCGACCTGTCGGAAAACGCCGAATATCACGCCGCCAAGGAACGCCAGGGCCAGATCGAGGCCGAAATCGCCCGCATCGAGGACCGGCTGAGCCGCGCCCAGATCATCGACCCGACCGAGCTGTCGGGCGACAAGATCGTGTTCGGCGCGACCGTCACGCTGCTCGATGAAGACGACAAGCCGGTTCGCTATCAGATCGTCGGCGAGACCGAGGCCGATGCCAAGCTGGGGCGGATCAGCTACAACTCGCCGCTCGGCCGCGCGCTTATCGGGCGCAAGGTCGATGATGAGGTCGAGGTGACGGTGCCGTCGGGCGACCGTTATTATCTGGTCTCGAAGATCGAGTTCATCTGA
- a CDS encoding rhomboid family intramembrane serine protease has product MPDAANARVTNWIAVFTALAWMLVALMGDGDRFAVAAGFIPLRLTEGLDLPGAWPVWTTPLSATLIHAGLVHLAFNLLMFVYCGRFVEQVIGGAGSAVLYVAGAYGAAAAHWAVDPGSTVPMIGASGAMSATIGAYAVFFSRAKVRAIGPLSPFVVRVLWLAAAWIFVQSLLGLSAAGGRIAIAAHIGGFITGLALARPLLMWRYRNA; this is encoded by the coding sequence ATGCCTGACGCCGCCAATGCCCGCGTCACCAACTGGATCGCGGTGTTCACGGCGCTGGCCTGGATGCTGGTTGCGCTGATGGGCGATGGCGACCGGTTTGCGGTTGCCGCCGGTTTCATCCCGTTGCGCCTGACCGAGGGGCTGGACCTGCCCGGTGCCTGGCCGGTCTGGACGACGCCGCTGTCAGCAACGCTGATCCATGCCGGGCTGGTGCATCTGGCGTTCAACCTGTTGATGTTCGTCTATTGCGGCCGGTTCGTCGAACAGGTGATCGGCGGGGCGGGGAGTGCGGTGCTCTATGTCGCCGGGGCCTATGGCGCGGCGGCGGCGCACTGGGCGGTCGATCCGGGCAGCACGGTGCCGATGATCGGCGCAAGCGGCGCGATGTCGGCCACCATCGGTGCCTATGCGGTGTTTTTCAGCCGCGCCAAGGTGCGCGCGATCGGCCCATTGTCGCCGTTCGTGGTGCGCGTGCTGTGGCTGGCCGCGGCCTGGATATTCGTCCAGTCGCTGCTCGGCCTGTCGGCGGCGGGCGGGCGCATCGCGATTGCCGCGCATATCGGCGGCTTCATCACCGGCCTCGCGCTTGCCCGGCCGCTGCTGATGTGGCGTTACCGCAACGCCTGA
- a CDS encoding DUF4170 domain-containing protein yields the protein MSKMHLVFGGRVSDPQGLDFVDLEKIDIVGIYPDYRSAENAWRAAAQRTVDDAEMKYVVVHLHRLLDPAKDEA from the coding sequence ATGAGCAAGATGCATCTCGTGTTCGGCGGCCGGGTCAGCGACCCGCAGGGCCTTGATTTCGTCGATCTGGAAAAGATCGACATTGTCGGCATCTATCCCGACTATCGCAGCGCGGAAAATGCGTGGCGCGCCGCCGCGCAGCGCACCGTCGACGATGCCGAGATGAAATATGTGGTCGTGCACCTGCACCGGCTGCTCGACCCGGCGAAGGACGAAGCCTGA
- a CDS encoding phage holin family protein: protein MNEDVPIGELIGQLVEDGKAFARAEAGLYRARARAAATPLLRAAVLAGLALALALGTVPALLVGLVLVLQPVTGTGAALTIVIAGALLAAAGLGYLAWRQIRRAGR from the coding sequence ATGAACGAGGATGTCCCCATCGGGGAACTGATCGGCCAGCTGGTCGAGGACGGCAAGGCATTCGCCCGTGCCGAGGCCGGGCTTTACCGCGCCCGCGCCAGGGCGGCGGCGACCCCCCTTCTCCGCGCCGCGGTGCTCGCCGGGCTGGCGCTTGCACTCGCGCTCGGCACGGTGCCGGCACTGCTCGTCGGGCTGGTGCTGGTGCTGCAGCCGGTGACCGGCACCGGGGCAGCGCTCACCATCGTGATCGCCGGCGCGCTGCTGGCGGCAGCGGGGCTGGGCTATCTTGCCTGGCGCCAGATCAGGCGGGCGGGCCGGTGA
- the eno gene encoding phosphopyruvate hydratase, with translation MTAIIDIHGRQIIDSRGNPTVEVDVTLEDGSFGRAAVPSGASTGAFEAVEKRDGNKARWLGKGVKQAVAAVNGEIAEAVIGRDAEDQTEIDAEMIALDGTENKGRLGANAILGVSLAVARAAAEACGLPLYRYVGGVSANMLPVPMMNIINGGAHADNPIDFQEFMIMPVGADSLSEAVRWGAEIFHTLKKALHDKGLATAVGDEGGFAPNLASPADALDFIMRSIETAGYRPGEDVVLALDCAATEFFRDGRYALDGEGRSLSPAEMADYLADLCARYPIRSIEDGMAEEDYDGWKILTDRLGGKVQLVGDDLFVTNPRRLADGIDRGLANSLLVKVNQIGTLTETLEAVSTAQRAGYTAVMSHRSGETEDATIADLAVATNCGQIKTGSLARSDRLAKYNQLIRIEEQLGSQARYAGAAIFRNKAG, from the coding sequence ATGACCGCAATCATCGACATTCATGGCCGTCAGATCATCGACAGTCGCGGCAATCCGACGGTCGAGGTCGATGTGACACTGGAAGATGGCAGCTTCGGCCGTGCCGCCGTGCCCTCGGGCGCGTCGACCGGCGCGTTCGAAGCGGTCGAGAAGCGCGACGGCAACAAGGCGCGCTGGCTCGGCAAGGGCGTCAAGCAGGCGGTGGCCGCGGTCAATGGCGAGATTGCCGAGGCGGTGATCGGCCGCGATGCCGAGGATCAGACCGAAATCGACGCCGAAATGATCGCGCTCGACGGCACCGAGAACAAGGGCCGTCTGGGGGCCAATGCCATTCTGGGCGTCAGCCTGGCGGTGGCGCGCGCGGCGGCTGAGGCGTGCGGCCTGCCGCTCTACCGCTATGTCGGCGGCGTTTCGGCCAACATGCTGCCGGTGCCGATGATGAACATCATCAATGGCGGCGCCCATGCCGACAATCCGATCGATTTCCAGGAATTCATGATCATGCCGGTCGGCGCCGACAGCCTGAGCGAGGCGGTGCGCTGGGGCGCGGAGATTTTCCACACGCTCAAAAAGGCGCTGCACGACAAGGGGCTGGCGACGGCGGTGGGCGATGAGGGCGGCTTTGCCCCCAATCTCGCCTCGCCGGCCGATGCGCTCGATTTCATCATGCGGTCCATTGAGACGGCGGGCTATCGTCCCGGCGAGGATGTGGTGCTGGCGCTCGACTGCGCGGCGACCGAGTTCTTCCGCGACGGCCGCTATGCGCTCGATGGCGAGGGGCGCAGCCTGTCGCCGGCCGAAATGGCCGATTATCTGGCCGATCTGTGCGCCCGCTACCCGATCCGCTCGATCGAGGACGGCATGGCCGAAGAGGATTATGACGGCTGGAAGATCCTGACCGACCGGCTTGGCGGGAAGGTCCAGCTCGTCGGCGACGATCTGTTCGTCACCAATCCGCGCCGGCTGGCCGACGGCATCGACCGGGGGCTGGCCAACTCGCTGCTCGTCAAGGTCAACCAGATCGGCACGCTGACCGAGACGCTGGAGGCGGTGTCGACCGCGCAGCGCGCCGGCTATACGGCGGTGATGTCGCACCGTTCGGGCGAGACCGAGGATGCGACGATCGCCGATCTGGCGGTTGCCACCAATTGCGGCCAGATCAAGACCGGCAGCCTTGCCCGCTCCGACCGGCTCGCCAAATACAACCAGCTGATCCGCATCGAGGAACAGCTGGGCAGCCAGGCGCGCTATGCCGGTGCGGCCATTTTTCGCAACAAAGCGGGTTGA
- a CDS encoding FtsB family cell division protein codes for MAGPRNALHLLRSVAGPAAALLVIGFFGGYALVGPNGVLALGDYRRALAAREAELARVEEQRRIIANRVALLDPKKANPDMADELIRKELGLVHPDEIIIPMDELPDAPSTPAPDATTGAR; via the coding sequence ATGGCTGGTCCCCGCAATGCCCTTCATCTGCTCAGGTCGGTCGCCGGTCCGGCGGCCGCGCTGCTCGTGATCGGTTTTTTCGGGGGCTATGCGCTGGTCGGGCCCAATGGCGTGCTGGCGCTTGGCGATTATCGCCGGGCGCTCGCCGCGCGCGAGGCCGAACTGGCGCGGGTCGAGGAGCAGCGGCGGATCATCGCCAACCGCGTCGCCCTGCTCGATCCGAAAAAGGCCAATCCCGACATGGCCGACGAGCTGATCCGCAAGGAACTGGGCCTCGTCCATCCCGACGAGATCATCATTCCGATGGACGAGCTGCCCGACGCGCCCTCCACGCCCGCGCCTGACGCTACGACCGGCGCGCGTTGA
- the pdhA gene encoding pyruvate dehydrogenase (acetyl-transferring) E1 component subunit alpha → MPNRERPPEPQRYQPGRDELLELYRQMLLIRRFEEKAGQLYGLGLIGGFCHLYIGQEAVAVGLQSALTPGLDSVITGYRDHGHMLAYGIDPKVIMAELTGRAAGISRGKGGSMHMFSTDHRFYGGHGIVGAQVSLGAGLAFKHKYAGDGGVCMAYFGDGAANQGQVYESFNMAELWKLPIIFVIENNQYAMGTSVNRSSAEDQLYRRGESFRIPGIQVDGMDVLACRGAAEVALDWVRSGKGPVILEMKTYRYRGHSMSDPAKYRSRDEVQSVKEKSDPIDQAARDLGALGVTEAELKDIDREIRRIVGEAADFAETMPEPDLSELHTDVLVETY, encoded by the coding sequence ATCCCGAACCGCGAGCGTCCGCCCGAGCCGCAACGCTATCAGCCCGGCCGGGATGAGCTCCTGGAGCTTTACCGCCAGATGCTGCTGATCCGCCGGTTCGAGGAAAAGGCCGGCCAGCTTTACGGCCTCGGCCTGATCGGCGGGTTCTGCCATCTCTATATCGGTCAGGAAGCGGTGGCGGTCGGCCTCCAGTCCGCGCTGACCCCGGGGCTGGACAGCGTCATCACCGGCTACCGCGACCATGGCCATATGCTGGCTTACGGCATCGATCCCAAGGTCATCATGGCCGAACTGACCGGCCGTGCCGCGGGCATTTCGCGCGGCAAGGGCGGGTCGATGCACATGTTCTCGACCGATCACCGCTTCTATGGCGGCCACGGCATTGTCGGCGCGCAGGTCAGCCTGGGCGCGGGCCTGGCGTTCAAGCACAAATATGCCGGCGATGGCGGCGTCTGCATGGCCTATTTCGGCGACGGCGCGGCCAATCAGGGCCAGGTCTATGAAAGCTTCAACATGGCCGAGCTGTGGAAGCTGCCGATCATCTTCGTGATCGAGAACAACCAATATGCGATGGGCACCAGCGTCAACCGCTCCTCGGCGGAAGACCAGCTCTATCGCCGCGGCGAAAGCTTCCGCATCCCCGGCATCCAGGTCGACGGGATGGACGTGCTCGCCTGTCGCGGCGCGGCCGAGGTCGCGCTTGACTGGGTGCGCAGCGGCAAGGGGCCGGTCATCCTCGAGATGAAGACCTATCGCTATCGCGGCCATTCCATGTCCGATCCGGCCAAATATCGCAGCCGTGACGAGGTGCAGTCGGTGAAGGAGAAATCCGATCCGATCGACCAGGCGGCGCGCGATCTGGGCGCGCTTGGCGTCACCGAGGCCGAACTGAAGGACATTGACCGCGAGATCCGCCGCATCGTCGGCGAAGCGGCCGATTTTGCCGAAACCATGCCCGAGCCGGACCTGTCCGAACTCCACACCGACGTGCTGGTGGAAACCTACTGA
- a CDS encoding pyruvate dehydrogenase complex E1 component subunit beta — translation MAIELKMPALSPTMEEGTLARWLVKPGDAVRSGDILAEIETDKATMEFEAVDEGVVAEILVAEGTDNVKVGTVIATLTGEGEAAAPAPAAAPAPAPAPVPAPAPVAAKPAPVPAAPRAAEVPAGTEMVRTTVREALRDAMAEEMRRDERVFVMGEEVAEYQGAYKVTQGLLDEFGPRRVIDTPITEYGFAGIGTGAAMGGLRPIVEFMTFNFAMQAIDHIINSAAKTNYMSGGQMRCPIVFRGPNGAASRVAAQHSQNYGPWYASVPGLVVIAPYDAADAKGLLKAAIRSEDPVVFLENELVYGRSFDVPRLDDFVLPIGKARIVRPGRDVTIVSYSIGVGVALDAAEQLAGEGIEAEIVDLRTLRPLDRQTVLESLARTNRLVVVEEGWPVCSIASEIAAIAMEDGFDDLDAPVLRVTNADVPLPYAANLEKLAIVDAARVVEAVRRVCYR, via the coding sequence ATGGCGATTGAACTGAAGATGCCGGCCCTGTCCCCCACGATGGAGGAAGGGACGCTTGCCCGCTGGCTGGTCAAGCCCGGCGATGCCGTGCGTTCGGGCGACATTCTGGCCGAGATCGAGACCGACAAGGCGACGATGGAGTTCGAGGCGGTCGACGAAGGCGTCGTCGCCGAGATCCTGGTGGCCGAGGGCACCGACAATGTGAAGGTCGGCACGGTGATCGCGACGCTGACCGGGGAAGGTGAAGCCGCCGCCCCGGCACCGGCAGCTGCGCCGGCTCCCGCTCCTGCACCCGTGCCGGCTCCGGCACCTGTGGCGGCGAAGCCCGCGCCGGTCCCGGCGGCTCCGCGCGCTGCCGAGGTGCCGGCCGGCACCGAAATGGTCCGCACCACGGTGCGCGAGGCGCTGCGCGATGCGATGGCCGAGGAAATGCGCCGTGACGAGCGCGTGTTCGTGATGGGCGAAGAGGTTGCCGAATATCAGGGCGCCTACAAGGTCACCCAGGGGCTGCTCGACGAGTTCGGGCCGCGCCGCGTGATCGACACGCCGATCACCGAATATGGCTTTGCCGGCATCGGCACCGGGGCGGCGATGGGCGGCCTGCGCCCGATCGTCGAGTTCATGACGTTCAACTTCGCCATGCAGGCGATCGACCACATCATCAACTCGGCGGCGAAGACCAACTACATGTCCGGCGGCCAGATGCGCTGCCCGATCGTGTTCCGCGGGCCGAACGGCGCCGCCAGCCGCGTCGCTGCCCAGCACAGCCAGAATTACGGCCCCTGGTATGCAAGCGTCCCTGGCCTGGTGGTGATCGCGCCCTATGACGCGGCCGATGCCAAGGGGCTGCTCAAGGCGGCGATCCGCAGCGAGGATCCGGTCGTGTTCCTTGAAAACGAGCTGGTCTATGGCCGCAGCTTCGACGTGCCGCGCCTCGACGATTTCGTGCTGCCGATCGGCAAGGCGCGGATCGTGCGGCCGGGCCGCGATGTGACCATCGTCAGCTATTCGATCGGCGTGGGCGTCGCGCTCGATGCCGCCGAACAGCTGGCCGGCGAGGGGATCGAGGCCGAAATCGTCGATCTGCGCACGCTGCGTCCGCTCGACCGGCAGACGGTGCTGGAAAGCCTGGCGCGCACCAACCGGCTGGTGGTGGTCGAGGAAGGCTGGCCGGTCTGCTCGATCGCGTCGGAAATCGCCGCGATCGCGATGGAGGACGGGTTCGACGATCTCGACGCGCCGGTGCTGCGCGTCACCAATGCCGATGTGCCGCTGCCCTATGCGGCCAATCTTGAAAAGCTGGCGATCGTCGATGCCGCGCGCGTCGTCGAGGCGGTCAGGCGGGTCTGCTACCGCTGA
- a CDS encoding TadE/TadG family type IV pilus assembly protein has translation MIARLSTRLSPTRLLPARLSGNAKGVAYIEFAFSLPAFMGLSMYGIEVGNYAQMQMRVSQIALSLADNASRAGSSNRQTNLQELREVDLSDVLEGVRIQGGSLRLLQNGRVTLSSVETNASGGQTIKWQRCLGLRQGTGWDSSYGRAGDGATGNAFAGMGPTGSRVTAPPGSAVMFVEINYQYQPLLGAWLIGRPRIHYIASFVVRDRRDLSLNSGTGIIDPAPSIGNARLTCDKYTV, from the coding sequence ATGATCGCGCGCCTTTCCACGCGCCTGTCGCCCACCCGCCTGTTGCCGGCACGGCTGTCGGGCAATGCGAAAGGCGTCGCCTATATCGAGTTCGCCTTCAGCCTGCCGGCCTTTATGGGGCTGAGCATGTACGGCATCGAGGTCGGCAATTACGCGCAGATGCAGATGCGCGTCAGCCAGATCGCGCTGTCGCTGGCCGACAATGCGTCGCGCGCGGGCAGCAGCAACCGGCAGACCAACCTGCAGGAGCTGCGCGAGGTCGACCTGAGCGACGTGCTCGAAGGCGTGCGGATCCAGGGCGGGTCATTGCGGCTGCTGCAAAATGGCCGCGTCACCCTGTCGAGCGTGGAAACCAACGCCTCGGGCGGGCAGACGATCAAATGGCAGCGCTGCCTGGGGCTGCGGCAGGGAACCGGCTGGGATTCGAGCTATGGCCGCGCCGGCGACGGGGCGACCGGCAACGCCTTTGCCGGCATGGGGCCGACGGGATCGCGCGTCACCGCCCCGCCGGGATCAGCGGTGATGTTCGTCGAAATCAACTACCAGTATCAGCCGCTGCTCGGCGCGTGGCTGATCGGGCGGCCGCGCATCCACTATATCGCGTCGTTCGTCGTCCGTGACCGGCGCGACCTGAGCCTCAACAGCGGCACCGGCATCATCGATCCGGCCCCCAGCATCGGCAATGCGCGGCTGACCTGCGACAAATACACGGTCTGA
- a CDS encoding TadE/TadG family type IV pilus assembly protein produces the protein MSRAPAPRHPGPGAAGTDIARRLPAVLADARGSTMMEFALIAPTMLLMLLGGMDLAYRSYVTSIVEGEVQRSGRDSTIQGVRNAATRSTTASAPRSAPRCATPR, from the coding sequence GTGAGCCGCGCCCCCGCGCCCCGCCACCCCGGCCCCGGCGCCGCCGGCACCGACATCGCGCGGCGCCTGCCGGCGGTGCTGGCCGACGCGCGCGGATCGACGATGATGGAGTTCGCGCTGATCGCGCCGACGATGCTGCTGATGCTGCTCGGCGGGATGGATCTCGCCTATCGCTCCTATGTCACCTCGATCGTCGAGGGCGAGGTGCAGCGTTCCGGCCGCGATTCGACGATCCAGGGGGTGCGGAACGCAGCGACGCGCTCGACAACCGCATCCGCGCCCAGGTCGGCACCGCGCTGCGCAACGCCACGGTGA
- a CDS encoding Tad domain-containing protein, with amino-acid sequence MAIIAAGMIPLAGFAGAAVDMARLYVVRTRLQQACDAGVLAGRKFMTGGTLDATSRDRAQQFFRNNFTSGWFRTSNLVFTPADTGDGQVRGTASVSVPMAVMGMFGFRARALNVSCEARFDVPDADIMFVLDTTGSMACTPARNTSSCNSYTGSVTAVQVGNVWAVPEESGSRIAGLKLAVLDFYDTVANAKDPSTRIRYGFVPYTSTVNVGRLLPSSYLVTDTWTYQSRRIVGEQLTGTETTGPSIARMSQADCNAYRLRSPATGFPATLTYGSNSNWTAATGSNAPGTCSTRQRPLTPMWRYEPVDHDVSGYVQGNAVPDPTKLGVTSPVWAGCIEERQTSALSTFTNPLPADLDIDLIPNSRATRWRPMWPQVIYNRGGNAAEDKIDNSADGHSLDWRATTNNNRGGFNTCVKQARRLAEMTRAEVSGYVNAADFTPHGGTYHDVGMIWGARFLSPTGPFAADTAARTNGDPPNRHLIFMTDGDMAPNDAIYGLYGFERRDQRVLGGAASSDLTNRHNARFSAICEAAKSKGITVWVIAFSQSMTTRLEQCASPGKAYYAANTTQLRDAFREIASLIAELRLTK; translated from the coding sequence ATGGCGATCATCGCCGCCGGCATGATCCCGCTCGCCGGCTTTGCCGGCGCGGCGGTGGACATGGCGCGGCTGTATGTCGTCCGCACCCGACTGCAACAGGCATGCGATGCCGGGGTTCTCGCCGGGCGCAAATTCATGACCGGCGGCACGCTCGACGCCACGTCGCGCGATCGGGCGCAGCAGTTTTTCCGCAACAACTTCACCAGCGGCTGGTTCAGGACCAGCAATCTCGTGTTCACACCTGCGGACACCGGCGACGGCCAGGTGCGCGGCACGGCATCGGTGTCGGTGCCGATGGCGGTTATGGGCATGTTCGGCTTTCGCGCGCGCGCGCTCAACGTGTCGTGCGAGGCGCGGTTCGACGTGCCGGATGCCGACATCATGTTCGTGCTCGACACCACCGGATCGATGGCCTGCACCCCGGCGCGCAACACGTCGAGCTGCAACAGCTATACCGGCTCGGTGACGGCGGTGCAGGTCGGCAATGTCTGGGCGGTGCCAGAGGAAAGCGGATCGCGCATCGCCGGGCTGAAGCTCGCGGTGCTCGATTTCTACGACACCGTCGCCAATGCCAAGGATCCATCGACGCGGATCCGCTACGGCTTTGTTCCCTATACCTCGACGGTCAATGTCGGGCGGCTGCTGCCGTCCAGCTATCTGGTCACCGACACCTGGACCTATCAGTCGCGGCGCATCGTCGGTGAACAGTTGACCGGAACCGAAACCACCGGCCCGTCGATCGCCCGCATGTCGCAGGCCGACTGCAACGCCTATCGGCTGCGCAGCCCGGCCACCGGCTTTCCGGCAACGCTGACCTATGGCAGCAACTCCAACTGGACCGCCGCGACAGGCAGCAACGCGCCGGGGACCTGCTCCACCCGGCAGCGCCCGCTTACCCCGATGTGGCGCTATGAACCGGTCGATCATGACGTCTCGGGCTATGTGCAGGGCAATGCCGTCCCCGATCCGACCAAGCTGGGCGTGACCTCGCCGGTTTGGGCGGGCTGCATCGAGGAACGGCAGACAAGCGCGCTGTCGACCTTCACCAACCCGCTGCCCGCCGATCTCGACATCGATCTGATCCCCAACTCGCGCGCGACGCGGTGGCGGCCGATGTGGCCGCAGGTGATCTACAATCGCGGCGGCAACGCAGCCGAGGACAAGATTGACAATTCGGCAGACGGCCACAGCCTAGACTGGCGCGCGACGACCAACAACAACCGCGGCGGCTTCAACACCTGCGTCAAACAGGCGCGGCGGCTGGCGGAAATGACACGGGCCGAAGTGTCGGGATACGTCAACGCAGCCGATTTCACCCCCCATGGCGGCACCTATCACGATGTCGGCATGATCTGGGGGGCGCGCTTCCTGTCGCCGACCGGGCCGTTTGCGGCCGACACCGCCGCGCGCACCAATGGCGATCCGCCCAACCGCCATCTGATCTTCATGACCGATGGCGACATGGCACCGAACGATGCTATCTACGGCCTTTACGGCTTTGAACGCCGCGATCAGCGCGTGCTTGGCGGTGCGGCGTCGAGCGACCTGACCAACCGGCACAATGCCCGGTTCAGCGCGATCTGCGAGGCCGCCAAGTCCAAGGGCATCACCGTCTGGGTCATCGCCTTTTCGCAGAGCATGACGACACGGCTTGAGCAATGCGCGTCGCCGGGCAAGGCCTATTATGCGGCCAACACCACCCAGCTGCGTGACGCGTTCCGCGAAATCGCCTCGCTGATCGCCGAACTGAGGCTGACCAAGTGA
- a CDS encoding squalene/phytoene synthase family protein, whose amino-acid sequence MAPQIADPERLLALAYADAERRGALALLWQLDERLAGIVVTTSQPAIGQMRLTWWHQALDGLGTAPAPAEPLLMALAACPQVVPARLLPLIDGWEALLDAPPLDEAALSLHAEARGAALFAAAADLLGPTGLPDDEIAAAGRLWALIDAARRLTDPASAGRALALARAELGRLPRRWPRPLAPLGLLAVLARADARAPQPARQGAPRRIARALWFRIARR is encoded by the coding sequence TTGGCTCCGCAAATTGCCGATCCCGAACGCCTGCTGGCGCTTGCCTATGCGGACGCAGAGCGGCGCGGTGCGCTCGCGCTTTTGTGGCAGCTCGACGAACGGCTGGCGGGCATTGTCGTCACGACCAGCCAGCCGGCGATCGGCCAGATGCGCCTGACCTGGTGGCATCAGGCGCTGGACGGGCTCGGCACCGCGCCCGCGCCGGCCGAGCCGCTGCTCATGGCGCTGGCCGCCTGTCCTCAGGTGGTGCCGGCGCGGCTGCTGCCGCTGATCGATGGCTGGGAAGCGCTGCTCGACGCTCCGCCGCTCGACGAGGCGGCGCTGTCCCTGCACGCTGAGGCACGTGGTGCGGCGCTGTTTGCAGCGGCGGCGGATCTGCTTGGCCCGACCGGTCTTCCTGATGATGAGATCGCTGCCGCCGGACGCCTCTGGGCGCTGATCGATGCTGCGCGGCGGCTGACCGATCCGGCCAGTGCCGGCCGCGCGCTCGCGCTGGCCCGTGCCGAGCTGGGGCGGCTGCCGCGACGCTGGCCAAGGCCGCTCGCGCCGCTCGGCCTGCTGGCGGTGCTGGCCCGCGCCGATGCCCGCGCGCCTCAGCCGGCGCGGCAGGGCGCGCCGCGCCGCATTGCCCGCGCGCTCTGGTTCCGGATTGCGCGCCGCTGA
- a CDS encoding EF-hand domain-containing protein, which yields MAGMAALALALGAGFVWWSGREERAAPLVPASAPQTAAEAGLAEPLPPEASERTREQRRFDRYDRDRDGIVVRDEYLASRVKAFRRLDTDGDGRLSFEEWADKTIDRFATADADRDQKLTRTEFATTRPPRRAPPRTPCPPPAEAEGG from the coding sequence ATGGCCGGGATGGCCGCACTGGCGCTCGCGCTGGGCGCGGGATTTGTCTGGTGGTCGGGCCGGGAGGAGCGCGCGGCCCCGCTGGTGCCCGCGTCCGCCCCGCAGACCGCTGCCGAGGCCGGTCTGGCCGAACCTTTGCCGCCCGAGGCCAGCGAGCGCACACGCGAGCAGCGGCGGTTCGACCGTTATGACCGCGACCGAGACGGAATAGTCGTGCGCGACGAATATCTCGCCAGCCGGGTCAAGGCGTTCCGGCGGCTCGATACCGATGGCGATGGCCGGCTGTCGTTCGAGGAATGGGCCGACAAGACGATCGACCGTTTTGCAACCGCCGACGCCGACCGTGACCAGAAGCTGACCCGGACCGAGTTTGCGACCACGAGGCCGCCGCGCCGCGCGCCGCCGCGCACGCCCTGTCCGCCGCCCGCCGAGGCCGAAGGCGGCTGA